A DNA window from Bacteroidia bacterium contains the following coding sequences:
- a CDS encoding WG repeat-containing protein yields MFFQSKMFSILLWAFLLTTTSLKLEGQSIIVVRKKSKSINEDSISKVQTEKTLILFKQNGKWGIASPYEVVTMPKYEQITSFNKHNLAKVVQNGKCGYINSKGELVIPTQYDRVTEFYKGIAFAQKGYLSTLIHCKISSKTTKAIPLKNVDSISTTFYQGLLWYAQGRKYGLLDTAGNIVASAKFFQYRPFYDDRAAVKIIDWGYINTNGKIVIPTNYAAVTDFSEGKAGVFNGEFWTFIDTRGKQITKQKYDAVKNFQEGYCPVKRKGSWFLIDSTFKRCFNVYFEDIKKVSEGTCAAQSQGKWGIIDVKGRWVLQPTFENIEPFSEGVSVAQKEGWLLIQRQDMSLWRLPAYIEKILPCKNGYLPYKAQGKWGFLNKKGQSIISAEYDTVLYFTEGLACVKKGQYWGCIDINNQVVVPFREAKQMSTICKNVQYILLDTREENLPAFAAIDTLGKILSPFVYSEINVQKDEIFLKRDGYWYNWKNLTLPLSDYKPLPQDTLSNSQVEIIRTENGLKWTFKNYSQDLVFDTYSQAKRWLDSTSKKQNYNTIQKYNAVTYSEGIGIIKVKDKFGCVDSVGNLVVEPKYDEITAFRDGFAVVRINNKWGMINKKGKEIIPCMYEQLGVYSERRVEFRKEGKSGFLNLDGKVVIKPEYERVTPFSEGKSAVLKQGLWGYIDTLGNVVIPFSYTQAKPFKDSLAAVQKDFRQYGYINSKNEVVIDFKFDEAESFFGGIAFVNIDNNWLEINRKGEIQRQSSLSINTSITPPIEPIKIGAKWAFIDTQKRLAYPPQFDLVRPYWGDLIELVRIPETAIKTRLFGIINKRTGQIILKPDCEDIKLVHF; encoded by the coding sequence GCACAATCTTGCAAAAGTAGTACAAAACGGTAAATGTGGATATATCAATAGTAAGGGTGAGTTGGTTATTCCTACTCAATATGATAGAGTTACAGAGTTTTACAAAGGAATTGCTTTTGCGCAAAAAGGATATTTGTCTACCTTGATACACTGTAAGATATCATCCAAAACTACAAAAGCTATTCCACTTAAAAATGTAGATTCTATTTCAACAACTTTTTATCAAGGGCTTTTATGGTATGCACAGGGGCGTAAATATGGATTATTAGATACGGCAGGTAATATTGTAGCATCGGCTAAGTTCTTTCAATATAGACCTTTTTATGATGATAGAGCTGCTGTTAAAATAATAGACTGGGGCTACATAAATACGAATGGAAAAATTGTTATTCCCACGAATTATGCAGCTGTAACCGACTTTTCAGAAGGAAAAGCAGGTGTTTTTAATGGAGAATTTTGGACATTTATTGACACTCGGGGCAAGCAAATAACTAAGCAAAAGTATGACGCGGTGAAAAATTTTCAAGAAGGCTACTGTCCTGTAAAACGAAAAGGTAGCTGGTTTTTAATAGATAGCACTTTCAAAAGATGCTTTAATGTCTATTTTGAAGATATCAAAAAAGTTTCCGAAGGAACTTGTGCTGCCCAATCACAAGGCAAATGGGGTATCATTGACGTAAAAGGAAGATGGGTATTACAGCCAACTTTTGAAAACATAGAACCTTTTTCCGAAGGTGTGTCCGTTGCGCAAAAAGAGGGCTGGCTACTTATACAAAGGCAAGATATGAGCTTATGGCGATTACCTGCTTATATTGAAAAGATATTGCCTTGCAAAAATGGATACTTACCTTACAAAGCACAAGGTAAATGGGGCTTTTTGAACAAAAAAGGTCAAAGCATTATCTCTGCTGAATATGATACAGTTCTTTACTTTACAGAGGGATTAGCTTGTGTTAAAAAAGGTCAATACTGGGGATGTATTGATATCAATAATCAGGTAGTTGTCCCTTTTAGAGAAGCTAAGCAAATGAGCACTATCTGCAAAAATGTACAATATATTCTTTTAGATACTCGCGAAGAAAATTTACCCGCCTTTGCTGCCATAGATACCTTAGGTAAGATTTTATCACCTTTTGTGTATAGTGAGATAAATGTGCAAAAAGATGAAATTTTCTTAAAAAGAGATGGATATTGGTACAACTGGAAAAACCTGACTTTACCTCTATCAGACTATAAACCATTACCACAAGATACTTTATCCAATTCTCAAGTAGAAATCATTCGTACAGAAAACGGATTAAAGTGGACATTCAAAAATTACTCACAAGACCTTGTCTTTGATACTTACTCACAAGCTAAACGTTGGCTAGACTCTACATCTAAAAAGCAAAATTACAATACAATCCAAAAATACAATGCTGTTACTTATTCTGAGGGCATAGGAATTATCAAAGTAAAAGATAAGTTTGGTTGTGTAGATAGTGTAGGAAATTTGGTTGTAGAACCTAAGTACGATGAAATTACGGCTTTTAGGGATGGCTTTGCCGTAGTAAGAATAAACAATAAATGGGGCATGATAAACAAAAAGGGAAAAGAAATTATCCCTTGCATGTATGAGCAGCTAGGAGTATATAGTGAAAGGCGGGTTGAATTTAGAAAAGAGGGAAAAAGTGGCTTTTTAAATCTAGATGGTAAAGTAGTTATTAAACCTGAATACGAACGAGTTACCCCTTTTTCTGAAGGTAAATCTGCCGTGCTTAAACAAGGACTATGGGGCTACATTGATACACTTGGCAATGTAGTTATTCCTTTTAGCTATACCCAAGCTAAGCCTTTTAAAGATAGTTTAGCTGCAGTACAAAAAGATTTTCGTCAATATGGATATATTAACAGCAAAAACGAAGTAGTAATTGATTTTAAATTTGACGAAGCAGAGTCTTTTTTTGGGGGCATAGCTTTTGTGAATATAGATAACAATTGGCTAGAAATTAACCGAAAGGGCGAGATACAAAGACAAAGTAGCTTATCTATCAACACAAGTATTACCCCGCCAATAGAACCTATCAAAATAGGAGCTAAGTGGGCTTTTATAGATACTCAAAAGCGATTAGCTTACCCCCCACAATTTGATTTAGTACGCCCTTATTGGGGCGATTTGATAGAGCTTGTTCGCATTCCCGAAACAGCCATTAAAACTCGCTTGTTTGGAATTATTAACAAACGTACAGGGCAGATTATTCTCAAACCCGATTGTGAAGACATAAAGCTAGTGCATTTTTAA